The genome window ACAACAAGGAGAATATGAATCTCTCCACCGTGTAAATATTGGATTCGGTACATGGGAATTTGATCCAACAGAAATTGAGAACCCGTTTACAGAAAACGAAGAGTTTGTTCATATCTGGCAGGGTGATGAAGATATTCTTGTGCCTGTGACACTTCAACAGAATATAGCCCAACAACTTCCATGGATAAAGTATCACGAGCTCACAAGTGTGGGTCACATGTTCCCTTATGCTGAAGGGAACAGTGATGCAATCCTAAAAGCACTTCTTCTTGGCCAAAGTTAGTTAAAACATTGTTAACATAATACAATAAAACTGTTATATTTAGCATTATCCTTTAGGGTTtgaaattaatattaataattaaaacatATGGTAATGCGTTCATGTTATTTTATCGTGTTACTTGTGTTTCATTATTTCTTAACCACGGTTAGCGATTTATGAAACATGTTGTCTCATTCCTGTTATTGAATCATTTATATTTAAGCGTATTAAATGTTACATGTCATGTGATCCTCTTAGTAAACATGTATGTGTTAGTGTTTAAGAAAGTGGCATATCAAACTATATGTGTCTCATTCATGTTCAATACCCGTGTTAACATGGCATGTTTTATGATCTTCGTGGGGATGGGGGTCACATCTTCCCCATGAATTTGCGAAATGAGGGCGGCAAGCGGTGTTCCGTGTGACCCCGCTCCACGTCAGTACTCCGCAATGCCTCACCGCATGTTAATGACATACTTTTATTAAGATCGGAGATTTTTTTTGGACACTTATATCCCCGGAAAGTAACAAAGAGATCATATTCATAAACAACTCCAAATTAAAGTCTAAATAACATTTCATAACACAATTCAATAATATCAAACGTTTTAAAGATAAACAACAATATCCAAATTAATGTCTAAATACTTTTAGATGATAAAAAATGAAGTAAAATACTAACGTCCGAAATTGCTTACGGATACCACGTCTTCAATCCATTGTATTGATCAACAAATCACATCATGCATATTTGATCCTGTAATGATAAGTAATAactaataaataaatttaaatgAATGAAGACAAACAAAAGCAAACACAAATTGTGAACGCAAAGGGACAAACACAACAAAAGTCCACGAACAAACGAAACATGTGTTCATGTCTTTCTGTTTAACTGAATGAGCAAAAGATTTAAactttgttcatggaacatgttgaaagaaaaaaatatGTAGACTATAATCTAATAGATGATAAGATGATCATGTTGAAAGAAAAGTACAATAAAACATGAAATACACGCATTAAGGTTACCTTGTGTATAGAGTGCCAAGTGCAGCCACCAATCATCATTCGTCAATCTCATCGTCGTCGTCATCATCGCCATCCTCGTCCTCGTCATCgccatcgtcatcgtcatcgtcatcgccATCGTCATCGTCAACATCCTCGTCCTCGTCATCgccatcgtcatcgtcatcgtcatcgccATCGTCATCGTCAACAGATATCCCAAAAGCTAAATTGAAAAAAATAGATTTCCCGAACTTTTGTTAGCTATATTAATTGAAACAAAATTTAGTTTGCTAGCAAATCGCATGCATAATGAAACAAATAGTGAAGTTTTGTATGTGTAATTTTTATATATCTTTCTAAAATATTATATGGAACATAGCAAAGGTCATTGTATTGTTTAAAATTTTCTTCCATTGTAATGATgttaagaaaataataaaaaatactgaaatttttttaaaaaaattcttCCACTGTAATTATAtttaagaaaataataaaaaaaatactcaAATCAAAAGCAACGTCCAAGCAAAATCAAATACTTTAATTATTTGTTTTCTAAATTAAGAAAAGTTCACTATTGTTTTTTTAAAGAACGTGAGACTTATGTAgtaaaaaggttagaaaaaaaaaagataataaaGGAGATAAATCTTACAGtggatcatcatcatcatcatcaatattTATATTGGGAATGTGAGAAATTTTATGCCAATCTTCACCCGTGTTTCTTTCACACCTTTTCCTTAGATGTTTACACCTTGTTATCTCAAGTTTGTTTAGATCCTTGAAACTCTGAATCTCATCCGGTAGACAAAGTAATCCATCACAATATTCAATGTTCATCTTTCTGATGCTTGGAAGATTACACGGTAAAGAAATTAATTTCACACAGTTATTTAATTCTAAATCCTCGAGTTTCGGAAGATTATCCGGTAAAGAAATTAGTTCCCTACACCACATGATCTCTAATCTTTGTATACAAATAAACATATCGGTGTTGTCTGCTGACATGTTTGTGTCATCATCATGAAAATACTTCAAAGAATGCATGGACAGCAACCGAATAACCCTAAGACTGGGGAGTCTCCCAAGTGGTGGAATATGCTCACACTTCTTACACCCCCAGAAAACAATTTCAACCAAATTCCTTAAATTGCCCATCCAACTTGGGGAAATGGTCTTTCCCATGTAATTATGCATTTTCAATATCTCTAAAGATGGATTTGGCTCTAATCCCTCAAGAACCTCTTCCATGTATGGAAACATTTCTGGTGTCCTTTGTTTCCAGATGTTGGTACCACTGTCCAACCAGTCTAACAACAAAATCGACAGATTTGTTTTGCATATGAGATTGGCACTCTTAGCCTCACTTAAACCTTCAACATTCTTAAGTCCTTCTATCTCCAACTTCCCCTCAAGAAGATTTAAATCCCCCAATTCACTTATTTTGGCCCCTCTCTCCTTACCCACAGGAAACCTTGGAAGCATTCGAAGATGTTGGTgtacttgtgtctgtactttgtctgtattcggtctgtatgtaacgatgttctgatttgtgttgtaagttgaccaagtcaaccatcctccggtttgacttggacaacagtttgtatattgaaagatgttctgatcgaaggatagcttctcgaaggattctgttgatccttcgaggtgcacgaaagatatagttcgactgttagacctcgaaggatgatccttcgaggtcaatgctgaTGATTCGAACAACTTatcctcgatagatgatccttcggaccatctatcggatccttcgatctggcatcatgggctgggtatatatatacccatgcagtgtatgtgtgaAACAAGTTCTGTCATTTGCACATCAGAGAGACACACAGCAGAGAGCATCCTGTCCGAAACactcacacactttgagagtttatagaacatttctgtaaacattgagcttgtaaccgaaccctcattgcattaatacaagttgtgttaatcggtgaatttgtgtgtttgtttctctacttgctactaactcggtttgctcgctagcttggattccgcactcgctagtgagtttgtataacaaggtttaggtttgttctcgatcctccgagaaaagggacctacaagtggtatcagagcctcgctctttaccttgtttaaaaccgggtttttacaagttttggtgtgttgaaacacttggttttgcacctgtttttacttagtttcttgctttttctttgagtaaaaacgtgtctaaactaaccgggagtgtttaaagtggggttgggtaacttagaaacttgtttttgagtgtttTGGTGATTTCCGGCATACTCCGGTAACTATTCCGGTCACCGGACTGTGTGGATAAGATTGTCCATATTTGGTAAACTTTCAGGTCATTTCAAAGTTGGTAGAAATCTGTGTCAGACCTTACctccttttgccgaaagttgacttaccaacctgtcaccttttcaccaacccatCACTTTGTGTCTGTGTGTCAgaacctctcgaaagatatccttcgacccCGAAAGactatctttcgatcaaggaaggctcgaaagattattatccttcgacccatccttcgaagtccgaagcatatctttcgataaaggaatcttttcgaaagacaggtgtccgaaagataaggatttaactcgaaagataaggatctttcaaaggggaatccttcgagttcttgaatctttcgaaatcattgttcgagattcaacagtgatctttcgagcactgttgatccttcgaacaagatttgatcttTCGAAGTGTGGTCTGTTTATTTCTAACAAGTTTCTGTTTTCTTTTAAGATCTTTCGAACTAGGGTCCTTCGActgtgtgtgatctttcgggtgcTCATCATCTTTCGTGACTTGGacatagaatttatttttcttgtcaaagatgaatccgagttggtggggaaatccggctccagacagtggaaaatacatgaataccagtcaatctccatcatgggccgaatctccggtatctacatcctcacaaacaaatgccactccagctggtcaatgggcgtttgtttcaaatcaaactccgagtattcaaagtcttctactaagcgaaagtgaaactgGAAGTTtaaacaggcctccaaagttgatgcatcttaatgaatatccgggatgggttgatcgtttccatacatacattcttggtcaaaatacagagttgtggttgcggttcactacggaattcgatcaatctatcgaggttgctgcttcttcgacagctacatttgccgatcttcctgatgatcaaaagaagacgtatgacttagaaaagaaagcatacgctattctcactcaagcactgagcaaggatatttatcatcagttcgtcagtttcaagactacaaagaagctgtgggatgcattgaagacaagaggagtaggtaatgaagccacacgtcaactacgacgagatctactgaagaaagaattcgatggcttcacatgtatggataaggagtccttgggagatatgacaagccgtttctatcacctacttactgagctgaccaactttgaagtcacaacgactccaacagaggtggtaaagaagtttgccgatgcattgcctcctcaatggaataacttcctggaaatcttgaagtacaacggaacgttgaaaactacaaatatcaacgatttcgtgcagctgctggagaacaaggatcaggaagaaacgttgaaggcaaagagagttgcagtgccacagaatccagaaatgtattatggcacctccacttcttcatctgcaaaagccggttcacatgctccacttcaaacggcgtttgtcacaagcacggatatgtatggcaatccagtgcaagttcctgtaaagccgcctccaaccacagatctgtatggaaatccaatacaaccacctcctcctcctcctgctcaacaaccacaatatgcgtgttatggaggaacatcatctgctgcaggtcaacaatcaaagccaaatacagtacagcttgacacttcaagcttctctaaagtcagtgtagaagtagctaaggaacacatggagctacttaacactgtagtgagcgcgtactgtgggttgatagaaggtcagattggaaacattaatctgacacaagaagattacaggcagattgataaggaagagatggacttgatggatatcaagtgggcctttgcgagtgctgtgagaagagcaaaggattggatggaaagtactggcagaaccagcttggaaagtaagcgagacaccaagtatgggttcgataagcaggctgttaagtgcttcaactgtggtgaacggggccactttaaaagggaatgtacaaagccagcacagcacgggaatcaaaatcccttcagaaaccgaggcaaccagcagaatcagaacagaaacactgagcgttcattggtgcctgcaaataatcaaaccaaccgagcacttgcagttcaggtggatgaagattgtgactggtcaatccagttgggtgctgatgctcctgatgaaacagcatgttttgctcaaattgtgaaagagttggttcacaccagtggtagggaatcttctgccagtggtggtgaatcgtctgaagatgaagactcttctggttatagcaggagtgctgatgaagaatcatccaattctggtgatgattatgtgggtgagacatcgaatgcagcaatcgatgcagatattgatgaactcttggaggaagctgcagcagaaactcaaagaagatctattttggtggatcaagctgcttatacttcgtcttctctccattcagcctttatggctaatgtcgacggttcatcaagtcaggtatgtgtcgatgaacccactgctgttaattgtgatgaatgtgctaggttgcatgctagatgtgctgaaatggagaaaagtatgtctgagttgcaaggcaaacatgatgctttacaagctagtttttttgacttgcaagacaaacatactactgtgaatgagaatttgagtgacttgcaaagtaagcatgacgctttgcaagaaaaatatgatgtgacctttctccacaatcagaaattgactgtggatctctcaaaatgcacagaagccaacatgtttcatgaaaaccatgaaaaagaatttaagtcaatgattgaaacattaaagaaagataaaactgaattgacaaaaatggtttcaagaaaacagacggacattaatttgtatatctctcgtcttaaaacaatgcaaaaagagatggcttgtgtgaaaaccgaaagtgatgcgatccaactcaagctagacagttatttgagctctagctatgtgttagatcacatcattgatgttcagaaggaaaagagagatgtcacatgcataggctacaagaagtgtccaccaccagtgagacataattatgatgccatgcctgatgaagaggacagggttttctttgaaccttctgtgcctctagatgttaaggagtttgctacaggactcggataccaaaaggaagtatcctcagattcagatgtgtcagcagatacatttgtgagtgctgaacagaatcaagatcctccagttgtgattgaggatgctgattcgtctgatgatgaatctgacgatactgtcccagcaaagtctgatgcggtagccaaaaatgaggacatacctcttgagaatcacattctatgtgatccccctgttcaacccgctaagactgttgcaactgagtcctcatctgcggaagagccggagagtgtgaatttgctgtacactctagttggtgatgataaaatttactcagacaaagattttcccattaagaatgtcaatcaatccttaatctgtaaagtctttgagaattcaacgagtaagttcttgggaaaggcaggacctaaagttacagttacacagtgtcctcctattccaaaagctgaaatccgaaagcaatttggcaacaagaaattgccaacagtgccaacacagcaaaatcacaccaaacccaaaggtaaagcacTGGCTCAAActaacaagaagccgaaccaaaagaagaagaaaaaggttaactttgtgaaatcaacgggaacggacaaaattgaaaagtttgaaaatcaatctaacttagattttgtcaagaaagctattgtcgagaaaagaaatgaaccaagcagttcaaaacctagtacctcgggttcacaaagttcaacatcatcggctagacgatcacatgattcttcggggtttgtagaacgaagatcatgttttgaatgtggaaccattggacatattattcgtaattgtccatatcttcataaacaaaaaggaaaggttgatgatccccgtggcaaaactgaccataagccaactgtttcaacaaaacaagatccccgacttgtaaaagaaagggaaaagaaacagaaaaggcaacaggtcaagaaaattgaaaaagcaattaaaactg of Helianthus annuus cultivar XRQ/B chromosome 1, HanXRQr2.0-SUNRISE, whole genome shotgun sequence contains these proteins:
- the LOC118491661 gene encoding uncharacterized protein LOC118491661, with product MPEVFMSTVEDRKLEDIKQVEYGLEGYFKFGVGCSFIMWTIQVWISQILLIDMDTHNMIYKMMIVKGIEQVRQQGEYESLHRVNIGFGTWEFDPTEIENPFTENEEFVHIWQGDEDILVPVTLQQNIAQQLPWIKYHELTSVGHMFPYAEGNSDAILKALLLGQS